In a single window of the Pedococcus dokdonensis genome:
- a CDS encoding FtsX-like permease family protein, whose translation MTTLMEPQAPAGLPDESERGDVKSSRLSRWRASWRVALRMAKRDAWRYKGRSILVLVMVALPVGVLVATLVFATTSTVTPVERIPTSLGAAQAMVQGPDEQEVWQTADPDSGWQAEANDQPEKATPIPGFSKEDSLGSAANVAAVRRITGGTVVAAGDLYMRRVIDAKRSRGLLVTTVDATAVDLGSKAELVSGRWPTGDREIVATPYGVSRGLADHGTVTLRYDGRPVEVTVVGVANYFTSYGGQPDAVSARPLDQQAVLDWRYLVVRDTGVPYSEVTQWNKYGLRVTSAEALRHPPAESTLPKPLQDSYNNDARDLRVAVAVGGVMLLLVTTLLVAPAFAVSASRQRRTLALAASNGAETRQLRRKVLAQALLLGALAAVASAGLSILAVRGALGILQWKHPWTTMRYFQVSWWAVAAVIVMAVVSALVAALIPALRLRRLDIIGVMKGQSVSPRVNRVLPVIGAVLAVGGGVGLVAAVATKQREIAIGGLAIALTVGALLLVPMVLVLAGTLASRLPVAARMATRDAARHRTRSVPTVAAIMAGTIALTIFSIGLVSDTEQQRREYVPQLAAGDGMVYPAYEGNGTEDPGPSVIEPTEDLVHSLTPALVTSRIASVTVKYPDGPTDPMPFVTAVKPGCTVARAVQDNQFDPNGGPHCTIVGTNGQTSIAVLSATDLARLASLSSEQTAVLRNGGILVKDAGLVAGGKVTMASGAAVISQADGTVQSVTGERSAALPGVVGRMTLGQNQYGAAVTPETAARLGWTVGNYSLLLHDPDGAISQTDEQTLSDQLSEDGGFYVERGFQRDDIVVMRVMFGAFGLLLLIVTLISTALALAEQQSDMGTLAAVGATKGTRRRLAAAQSATVAFIGVLVGIGVGLAPGIAVTYPLTGFSYDPETGQSTTPHPITIIPWLPLSLLLVGVPLVAALLSAVAIRRAPAMTRRAD comes from the coding sequence ATGACCACCCTCATGGAACCCCAGGCCCCGGCCGGGCTCCCCGACGAGTCGGAGCGCGGCGACGTCAAGAGCTCGCGCCTCTCGCGCTGGCGCGCCTCGTGGCGGGTCGCACTCCGGATGGCCAAGCGCGACGCCTGGCGCTACAAGGGACGCAGCATCCTCGTCCTCGTCATGGTGGCCCTCCCCGTCGGTGTCCTCGTGGCGACGCTGGTCTTCGCGACGACGTCCACCGTGACCCCAGTCGAACGGATCCCGACCTCACTGGGGGCCGCCCAGGCGATGGTCCAGGGCCCGGACGAGCAGGAGGTCTGGCAGACCGCCGACCCGGACTCCGGCTGGCAGGCCGAGGCGAACGACCAGCCCGAGAAGGCGACGCCGATCCCGGGCTTCAGCAAGGAGGACAGCCTCGGCTCAGCCGCCAACGTGGCCGCGGTTCGACGAATCACTGGCGGCACCGTCGTCGCGGCGGGCGACCTCTACATGCGCCGCGTCATCGACGCCAAGCGGAGCCGCGGCCTCCTGGTGACGACGGTCGACGCGACTGCCGTGGACCTCGGCAGCAAGGCCGAGCTGGTCTCCGGTCGCTGGCCTACCGGCGACCGTGAGATCGTCGCAACCCCCTACGGCGTGAGCCGAGGGCTTGCCGACCACGGCACCGTGACGCTGCGCTACGACGGGCGGCCGGTCGAGGTGACCGTCGTCGGGGTCGCCAACTACTTCACCAGCTACGGAGGCCAGCCCGACGCCGTGTCGGCCCGCCCCCTCGACCAGCAGGCCGTCCTCGACTGGCGCTATCTCGTCGTCCGCGACACCGGAGTCCCCTACTCCGAGGTCACCCAGTGGAACAAGTACGGCCTTCGCGTCACGAGTGCCGAGGCACTGCGTCACCCGCCCGCCGAGTCCACCCTCCCCAAGCCGCTGCAGGACAGCTACAACAACGATGCCCGTGACCTCCGGGTCGCCGTCGCCGTCGGTGGTGTGATGCTGCTGCTGGTCACGACGCTGCTGGTCGCCCCCGCCTTCGCGGTGAGCGCGAGCCGCCAGCGCCGCACCCTGGCCCTTGCAGCCAGCAACGGCGCAGAGACCCGCCAGCTGCGTCGCAAGGTGCTCGCGCAGGCCTTGTTGCTGGGCGCCCTCGCCGCAGTGGCGTCGGCCGGACTGTCGATCCTCGCCGTGCGCGGCGCGCTGGGGATCCTCCAGTGGAAGCACCCGTGGACGACGATGCGCTACTTCCAGGTGTCGTGGTGGGCGGTGGCAGCGGTGATCGTGATGGCGGTCGTCAGCGCGCTGGTGGCGGCACTCATCCCGGCCCTGCGCCTGCGTCGCCTCGACATCATCGGCGTGATGAAGGGCCAGAGCGTCTCGCCCCGGGTCAACCGCGTCCTCCCGGTGATCGGGGCGGTGCTCGCAGTGGGCGGCGGTGTCGGCCTGGTGGCCGCTGTCGCGACCAAGCAGCGTGAGATCGCCATCGGCGGGCTCGCCATCGCGCTCACCGTCGGCGCCCTCCTCCTGGTGCCCATGGTCCTGGTGCTGGCCGGCACGCTCGCGTCGCGGCTTCCGGTGGCCGCGCGGATGGCGACCCGCGACGCGGCCAGGCACCGCACCCGGTCCGTCCCGACCGTCGCCGCGATCATGGCCGGCACCATCGCCCTCACCATCTTCAGCATTGGGCTGGTCAGCGACACCGAGCAGCAGCGCCGGGAGTACGTCCCCCAGCTGGCCGCGGGTGACGGCATGGTCTACCCGGCCTACGAGGGCAACGGCACCGAGGACCCAGGCCCGTCGGTCATCGAGCCGACCGAGGACCTCGTGCACTCGCTGACCCCCGCCCTGGTCACCAGCAGGATCGCGTCGGTCACCGTCAAGTACCCCGACGGGCCCACCGACCCGATGCCGTTCGTGACGGCGGTCAAGCCGGGCTGCACCGTGGCGCGCGCCGTCCAGGACAACCAGTTCGACCCGAACGGCGGCCCGCACTGCACCATCGTCGGCACCAACGGGCAGACGTCCATCGCCGTGCTCTCGGCCACGGACCTGGCCCGGCTGGCGTCGCTGTCCAGCGAGCAGACCGCGGTCCTGCGCAACGGCGGGATCCTGGTCAAGGACGCCGGCCTCGTCGCGGGCGGCAAGGTCACCATGGCCTCGGGCGCCGCCGTCATCAGCCAGGCCGACGGCACCGTGCAGTCCGTGACGGGCGAGCGCTCCGCGGCCCTGCCGGGCGTGGTTGGCCGGATGACGTTGGGGCAGAACCAGTACGGCGCGGCAGTCACCCCCGAGACGGCTGCGCGACTCGGCTGGACGGTGGGCAACTACAGCTTGCTGCTGCACGACCCGGACGGCGCGATCAGCCAGACCGACGAGCAGACCCTCAGCGACCAGCTCAGTGAGGACGGCGGGTTCTACGTCGAGCGCGGCTTCCAGCGCGACGACATCGTCGTCATGCGGGTCATGTTCGGGGCCTTCGGCTTGCTGCTGCTCATCGTCACCCTGATCTCCACGGCCCTGGCGCTGGCAGAGCAGCAGAGCGACATGGGCACGCTGGCTGCGGTCGGGGCCACCAAGGGCACCCGCCGCAGGCTGGCGGCGGCCCAGTCCGCGACGGTGGCCTTCATCGGGGTGCTGGTCGGGATCGGGGTGGGCCTCGCGCCCGGCATCGCGGTGACCTACCCGCTGACCGGGTTCTCCTACGACCCCGAGACCGGCCAGTCGACCACGCCGCACCCGATCACGATCATCCCGTGGCTGCCGCTGTCGCTGCTGCTGGTCGGGGTGCCCCTCGTTGCGGCACTGCTGTCCGCCGTGGCGATCCGACGCGCACCGGCGATGACCCGTCGCGCCGACTAG
- a CDS encoding ABC transporter ATP-binding protein yields the protein MVAAVVLSSLRKEFGGAPPVVAVDDVDLTIRDGEFFSMLGPSGSGKTTVLRMIAGFETPTSGTVQLGGEDVTTRPPYARDVNTVFQDYALFPHMSVLENVEYGLRVKKVARAERRRRAMESLEQVRLPELGSRRPGQLSGGQRQRVALARALVNQPRVLLLDEPLGALDLKLREQMQVELKAIQRDVGITFLFVTHDQEEALTLSDRIAVFNAGRVEQVGTAREIYEQPATQFVAGFVGTSNLLTGPGAVALVGSEGTYGIRPEKLLVHARGAARDSAARRAAGRLVEVVYAGPVTRYVVDLDAGPRLVALQQNGSGGPELERGTEVELEWDPSHVITVPSAPASAAADGSR from the coding sequence ATGGTGGCCGCGGTCGTCCTGTCCTCGTTGCGCAAGGAGTTCGGTGGCGCGCCACCGGTGGTGGCCGTCGACGACGTCGACCTGACCATCCGCGACGGCGAGTTCTTCTCGATGCTCGGCCCGTCCGGTTCGGGCAAGACCACGGTGCTCCGGATGATCGCCGGCTTCGAGACGCCCACGTCGGGCACGGTCCAGCTCGGTGGCGAGGACGTGACGACGCGACCGCCCTACGCACGCGACGTCAACACCGTGTTCCAGGACTACGCGCTGTTCCCCCACATGAGCGTGCTCGAGAACGTCGAGTACGGCTTGCGGGTCAAGAAGGTCGCCAGGGCCGAGCGCCGCCGTCGCGCCATGGAGTCGCTCGAGCAGGTCCGCCTCCCCGAGCTCGGCAGTCGGCGACCGGGTCAGCTCTCGGGCGGCCAGCGCCAACGCGTCGCGCTCGCCCGTGCGCTCGTCAACCAGCCGCGGGTGCTGTTGCTCGACGAGCCGCTCGGCGCCCTCGACCTCAAGCTGCGCGAGCAGATGCAGGTGGAGCTCAAGGCGATCCAGCGCGACGTCGGCATCACCTTCCTCTTCGTCACCCACGACCAGGAGGAGGCGCTCACCCTCTCCGACCGGATCGCGGTCTTCAACGCCGGCCGGGTCGAGCAGGTGGGCACCGCCCGCGAGATCTACGAGCAGCCCGCGACGCAGTTCGTGGCCGGGTTCGTCGGGACGTCGAACCTCCTCACCGGCCCGGGCGCGGTGGCGCTCGTGGGCTCGGAGGGGACCTACGGCATACGCCCCGAGAAGCTCCTGGTCCACGCGCGCGGGGCGGCGCGCGACAGTGCCGCACGGCGTGCAGCAGGTCGCCTCGTCGAGGTCGTGTATGCCGGGCCGGTGACCCGCTACGTGGTCGACCTGGACGCCGGTCCGCGGCTGGTCGCGTTGCAGCAGAACGGATCTGGTGGCCCCGAGCTCGAACGGGGCACCGAGGTGGAGCTCGAGTGGGACCCCTCCCACGTCATCACAGTCCCGTCGGCCCCGGCCTCCGCAGCCGCCGACGGGTCCCGCTGA
- a CDS encoding ABC transporter substrate-binding protein, with product MPRTTPLRTAALAVIAVAALAACGDSGGSGTTTGAGGFKAPDLKALEKLGTPEGKVSVLAWPGYVEDGSNDPAVDWVSDFEKESGCQVTVKTFGTSDEAVQLMRTGQYDTVSASGDATLRLIAAGDVEPMNTSLVTNYADIFDSLKMKPWNSVSGKAYGIPHGRGANLLMYRTDLVKPAPDSWSAVFDQVGSQAGKVTAYDSPIYIADAALYLMATKPDLKIKDPYALDSTQLAAAVDLLKKQKANVGEYWSDYLKEVQAFKSGSSTVGTTWQVIANVAQGEKAPVEAVLPKEGSTGWSDTWMVGAKSEHKTCAYKFIDHIVSPKTNAAIAEYFGEAPANKKACAETADKNHCTVFHAEDEDYFSKVHYWNTPISACLDGRTDVKCTDYAEWTKAWTEIRNS from the coding sequence ATGCCCCGCACGACACCACTGCGCACCGCCGCTCTCGCCGTCATCGCCGTCGCGGCCCTCGCCGCGTGTGGCGACTCCGGCGGTTCGGGCACCACGACCGGGGCGGGAGGCTTCAAGGCGCCGGACCTCAAGGCCCTCGAGAAGCTCGGCACCCCCGAGGGCAAGGTCAGCGTGCTCGCCTGGCCCGGCTACGTCGAGGACGGCAGCAACGACCCGGCGGTCGACTGGGTGAGCGACTTCGAGAAGGAGTCGGGCTGCCAGGTGACGGTGAAGACGTTCGGCACCTCCGACGAGGCGGTCCAGCTGATGCGGACCGGACAGTACGACACCGTGTCGGCCTCGGGTGACGCCACGCTGCGCCTCATCGCCGCCGGCGACGTCGAGCCGATGAACACCAGCCTGGTCACCAACTACGCCGACATCTTCGACAGCCTCAAGATGAAGCCGTGGAACTCGGTGTCGGGCAAGGCCTACGGCATCCCGCACGGCCGGGGCGCCAACCTCCTGATGTACCGCACCGACCTCGTGAAGCCGGCGCCCGACAGCTGGTCGGCCGTCTTCGACCAGGTCGGCTCGCAGGCGGGCAAGGTGACCGCCTACGACTCGCCCATCTACATCGCCGACGCGGCGCTCTACCTCATGGCCACCAAGCCGGACCTCAAGATCAAGGACCCCTACGCGCTCGACTCCACCCAGCTGGCGGCCGCCGTCGACCTGCTGAAGAAGCAGAAGGCCAACGTCGGTGAGTACTGGTCCGACTACCTCAAGGAGGTCCAGGCCTTCAAGAGCGGCTCGTCGACCGTCGGGACGACGTGGCAGGTGATCGCGAACGTCGCGCAGGGTGAGAAGGCACCGGTCGAGGCGGTCCTGCCCAAGGAGGGCTCGACCGGATGGTCGGACACCTGGATGGTCGGCGCGAAGTCCGAGCACAAGACCTGTGCCTACAAGTTCATCGACCACATCGTCTCGCCCAAGACGAACGCCGCGATCGCCGAGTACTTCGGTGAGGCCCCCGCCAACAAGAAGGCCTGCGCGGAGACGGCGGACAAGAACCACTGCACCGTGTTCCACGCCGAGGACGAGGACTACTTCTCCAAGGTGCACTACTGGAACACCCCGATCTCGGCGTGCCTCGACGGTCGCACCGACGTGAAGTGCACCGACTACGCCGAGTGGACCAAGGCCTGGACCGAGATCCGCAACAGCTGA
- a CDS encoding ABC transporter permease has translation MGSRKALAGLLGPPMVWLVVAYLGALATIFATAFFTTDSFTNQVVHTFSLENFREIGQPTYLRIIGRTLLIAVVVTILCVAIAVPFAWFMARVAPRRVRGLLVAAVLVPLWASYLVKAYAWRTMVQPDGVLESTFGGTPGYGFGAVVLTLTYLWLPYMVLPVYAGFERLPESHLEAAADLGGRGWDTFRRVVLPSLLPSIAAGTVFTFSLSLGDYIAVQIVGGKLQVLGTAVLQNITLDLPFAAALGTASVLIMVAYLVAVRRTGALDNL, from the coding sequence ATGGGTTCGAGGAAGGCACTCGCCGGCCTGCTGGGGCCGCCGATGGTATGGCTCGTCGTGGCCTACCTCGGCGCCCTGGCGACCATCTTCGCGACGGCCTTCTTCACCACGGACTCGTTCACGAACCAGGTGGTGCACACCTTCAGCCTCGAGAACTTCCGCGAGATCGGGCAGCCGACCTACCTGCGCATCATCGGCCGGACGCTGCTGATCGCAGTGGTGGTCACGATCCTCTGTGTCGCCATCGCCGTGCCGTTCGCCTGGTTCATGGCGCGGGTTGCGCCACGCCGGGTCAGGGGCCTGCTCGTGGCGGCGGTGCTCGTCCCGCTGTGGGCGTCCTACCTCGTGAAGGCCTATGCCTGGCGCACGATGGTCCAGCCCGACGGGGTGCTCGAGAGCACCTTCGGCGGCACGCCCGGTTACGGCTTCGGGGCGGTGGTGCTGACGCTCACCTACCTCTGGCTCCCCTACATGGTGCTGCCCGTGTATGCCGGGTTCGAACGTCTCCCCGAGAGCCACCTCGAGGCGGCGGCCGACCTCGGTGGGCGCGGGTGGGACACCTTCCGCCGGGTGGTGCTGCCGTCCCTGCTGCCGTCGATCGCCGCCGGCACCGTGTTCACCTTCAGCCTCAGCCTCGGCGACTACATCGCGGTGCAGATCGTCGGCGGCAAGCTCCAGGTGCTGGGCACGGCGGTGCTCCAGAACATCACCCTCGACCTGCCGTTCGCCGCCGCACTGGGCACGGCGTCGGTGCTGATCATGGTCGCCTACCTCGTCGCGGTGCGCCGGACCGGCGCCCTGGACAACCTGTGA
- a CDS encoding ABC transporter permease, whose amino-acid sequence MRAGRPTRLAFGAFAALVLLFIYAPLAVVAVNSFNSDRTFGWPPPGFTTKWWSLAADAPGPRAALRTSVEAGLGATAIALVLGSLLALALTRYRFFGRNAISLLVVLPIALPGIVTGIALQSVIQNVLDPVFGVNAGLFTIIVGHATFCIVVVFNNVTARLRRLGGSLEAASSDLGARPLTTFRLVTFPLLRSALLAGALLAFALSFDEIVVTTFTAGPGTPTLPIWIFNNLFRPNQAPVVNVVAVVLVVVSIIPVWLAQRLSGSEAAESRL is encoded by the coding sequence ATGCGCGCCGGACGACCGACCCGACTGGCCTTCGGTGCCTTCGCCGCCCTCGTGCTGCTGTTCATCTACGCCCCGCTGGCCGTCGTGGCGGTCAACTCGTTCAACAGCGACCGCACCTTCGGCTGGCCGCCGCCGGGCTTCACGACGAAGTGGTGGTCGCTGGCCGCCGACGCCCCCGGCCCGCGGGCTGCCCTGCGGACCTCGGTGGAGGCCGGCCTGGGCGCCACCGCCATCGCCCTCGTCCTCGGCAGCCTGCTGGCGCTGGCGCTGACCCGCTACCGGTTCTTCGGCCGCAACGCCATCTCGCTGCTGGTGGTGCTGCCGATCGCGTTGCCCGGCATCGTCACCGGCATCGCCCTGCAGTCGGTGATCCAGAACGTCCTCGACCCGGTCTTCGGGGTCAACGCCGGCCTCTTCACGATCATCGTCGGGCACGCGACCTTCTGCATCGTGGTGGTCTTCAACAACGTGACGGCGCGGCTGCGGCGGCTGGGCGGATCGCTCGAGGCGGCGTCGTCCGACCTCGGCGCGCGACCGCTGACCACCTTCCGGCTGGTCACCTTCCCGCTGCTGCGCTCCGCCCTGCTGGCTGGTGCCCTGCTCGCCTTCGCACTCAGCTTCGACGAGATCGTGGTGACGACCTTCACCGCCGGCCCCGGGACCCCGACCCTGCCGATCTGGATCTTCAACAACCTGTTCCGGCCCAACCAGGCGCCCGTCGTCAACGTGGTCGCGGTCGTCCTGGTGGTCGTCTCGATCATCCCGGTGTGGCTGGCCCAGCGACTGAGCGGCTCCGAGGCGGCCGAGTCCCGGCTGTAG
- a CDS encoding bacterial proteasome activator family protein, which yields MSEQHGDAGQDQGEAAGGTDGQQRVVVVTQDGMGVAPHSENEDGPTNPADLVEQPAKVMRIGSMIKQLLEEVRNAPLDEAGRVRLAEIHRRSIKELEDGLAPELIDELERIALPFNEDVAPTDAELRIAQAQLVGWLEGLFHGIQTALFAQQMAAQQQLQGMRRALPPGHAPEDGPGVAGQPGLRPDTGDSGPTGQYL from the coding sequence ATGAGCGAGCAGCACGGCGACGCAGGGCAGGATCAGGGCGAGGCTGCGGGGGGCACGGACGGACAGCAGCGCGTCGTGGTCGTGACGCAGGACGGCATGGGGGTCGCCCCGCACTCCGAGAACGAGGACGGCCCCACCAACCCCGCCGACCTCGTCGAGCAGCCGGCCAAGGTGATGCGGATCGGCTCGATGATCAAGCAGCTGCTCGAGGAGGTGCGCAACGCACCCCTCGACGAGGCGGGGCGGGTGCGGCTCGCCGAGATCCACCGCCGGTCGATCAAGGAGCTCGAGGACGGCCTGGCCCCGGAGCTGATCGACGAGCTCGAGCGGATCGCCTTGCCGTTCAACGAGGACGTGGCTCCGACCGACGCCGAGCTGCGCATCGCGCAAGCGCAGCTGGTGGGCTGGCTGGAAGGCTTGTTCCACGGCATACAGACGGCGCTGTTCGCGCAGCAGATGGCGGCGCAGCAACAGCTGCAGGGGATGCGGCGGGCCCTGCCTCCGGGTCACGCTCCCGAGGACGGTCCGGGCGTCGCCGGGCAGCCCGGGCTGCGACCCGACACCGGGGACAGCGGCCCCACCGGCCAGTACCTCTGA
- a CDS encoding MFS transporter, producing MGERGSVVGEAGVPPARLRDDRDFRRYWVARMASLFGSLVTAVAMPVLVYRLTGSTTLTALTTTLEALPYLLFGLFSGAVGDRLDRKRVMVAADFANVVVIGSVPVAWWWGGLTVPHVLVAGFVAQSLFTFFDGANFGALPVLVGRDRVGDANAAVWGVGGILDLTVPAVVGLALAVVHPADLLAVDALTFLVSAMLVRTIGRALSVPREHAEGARSSVGADIREGVGFLWRHHGVRSNSIIGALQSIAGAGFMALAVPWCDRVLRVGTSGWRFGLVFSAWGIGGILAASLTPRLLRRFTAARLTLAWMPVSAGFGVLVALSTSWVAAVLFMIGWGVAYQLVIINSLNYRQQVTPERLLSRVNTAGRMLSWGLGWTIGALAAGALADQVGVRPAMLTIVAVGLVAASYAWLSPLPRIARVDAAARADPA from the coding sequence GTGGGTGAGCGGGGCAGCGTCGTGGGCGAGGCGGGTGTGCCGCCTGCCCGGCTCCGCGACGACCGCGACTTCCGGCGCTACTGGGTCGCGCGGATGGCCAGCCTGTTCGGCTCGCTCGTCACCGCCGTGGCGATGCCGGTGCTGGTCTACCGGCTCACCGGCTCGACCACCCTCACGGCACTGACGACGACCCTCGAGGCATTGCCCTACCTGCTCTTCGGCCTCTTCTCCGGTGCGGTCGGCGACCGGCTGGACCGCAAGCGGGTGATGGTGGCCGCCGACTTCGCGAACGTGGTCGTGATCGGGTCGGTGCCGGTCGCGTGGTGGTGGGGCGGGCTGACCGTGCCGCACGTGCTGGTCGCCGGGTTCGTCGCCCAGTCGCTCTTCACCTTCTTCGACGGCGCGAACTTCGGGGCGCTGCCGGTGCTCGTCGGACGCGACCGGGTCGGTGACGCCAACGCGGCGGTGTGGGGTGTGGGCGGCATCCTCGACCTCACGGTCCCTGCGGTGGTCGGGCTGGCGCTCGCGGTGGTGCACCCGGCCGACCTGCTGGCGGTCGACGCACTGACCTTCCTGGTCTCCGCGATGCTGGTCCGCACGATCGGCCGCGCGCTGTCGGTGCCGAGGGAGCATGCGGAGGGCGCGCGGTCGTCCGTGGGCGCCGACATCCGCGAGGGGGTCGGCTTCCTCTGGCGGCACCACGGGGTGCGTTCGAACTCGATCATCGGGGCGCTCCAGTCGATCGCCGGTGCCGGCTTCATGGCGCTCGCGGTGCCGTGGTGCGACCGGGTGCTGCGGGTCGGCACGTCGGGCTGGCGGTTCGGCCTGGTGTTCAGCGCGTGGGGCATCGGTGGGATCCTCGCGGCCTCCCTGACACCCCGGCTGCTGCGCCGCTTCACCGCCGCGCGGCTGACCCTGGCGTGGATGCCGGTGTCGGCGGGCTTCGGGGTGCTGGTCGCCCTGTCGACGAGCTGGGTCGCCGCCGTCCTGTTCATGATCGGGTGGGGCGTGGCCTATCAGCTCGTCATCATCAACTCGCTCAACTACCGCCAGCAGGTCACCCCCGAGCGCCTCCTGAGCCGCGTCAACACCGCGGGCCGGATGCTCTCCTGGGGCCTCGGCTGGACCATCGGCGCGCTCGCTGCCGGGGCACTCGCCGACCAGGTGGGCGTCCGCCCGGCCATGCTGACCATCGTGGCCGTCGGCCTGGTGGCCGCCTCCTACGCCTGGCTCTCGCCGCTGCCTCGGATCGCGCGGGTCGACGCCGCCGCGCGGGCCGACCCGGCCTGA
- a CDS encoding DUF885 domain-containing protein: protein MSDDVRQLADDYHDHWMRTSPSWAHMVGDYRFADRYEDVSRAAEDELIAADRAFAARAAAIPDEGLSLQDRATRDVVAFQATSGADWAECRTEELAVNPIFGPQVDLPLTVANLAMPTAEVAEAMVQKYHSIGQYLRDSAERHRQGVASGRTPASFAVTQTVPQLDAWLAKPLSEDPLLQTSDLPADVDADAWRARLTEAIGEAVRPGLQVYRDVLADEVAPHTRPDDRCGLSWLPDGEQTYARALAANTTTTLSAQEIHDLGLQQIASLEEEYATLGGEVLGTSDVPAIYDRLRTDPALRHHDAAEILAECETAFARARAEMPAWFNRLPAADCAIKTTTQGALGFYYPPSEDGSRGGVFYVNTSDPAAWGRVEIEALSYHEGIPGHHLQLAIASELTDMPALRRHTVFNAYAEGWGLYTERLADEMGLYSSPLTRLGMLTMDSVRACRLVVDTGLHALGWSRQQAIDYMVANSPMSTANVTSEVNRYAVYPGQACGYMVGRLEILRIRREAQERQGDGFDIKAFHDAVLDGGSVPLGVLDTIVRDRLP from the coding sequence ATGAGCGACGACGTTCGGCAGCTGGCAGACGACTACCACGACCACTGGATGCGGACCAGCCCGAGCTGGGCCCACATGGTGGGTGACTACCGGTTCGCCGACCGCTACGAGGACGTCAGCCGGGCGGCCGAGGACGAGCTCATCGCGGCGGACCGCGCGTTCGCCGCGCGGGCGGCGGCCATTCCCGACGAGGGGCTGAGCCTGCAGGACCGCGCGACCCGTGACGTCGTCGCGTTCCAGGCGACGAGCGGCGCCGACTGGGCCGAGTGCCGCACCGAGGAGCTCGCGGTCAACCCGATCTTCGGTCCCCAGGTCGACCTGCCCCTCACGGTCGCCAACCTCGCGATGCCCACCGCGGAGGTGGCCGAGGCGATGGTGCAGAAGTACCACTCCATCGGCCAGTACCTCCGCGACTCGGCGGAGCGGCACCGCCAAGGGGTGGCCTCCGGTCGCACCCCCGCGTCGTTCGCGGTCACGCAGACGGTGCCCCAGCTCGACGCCTGGTTGGCCAAGCCGCTGTCCGAGGACCCGCTGCTCCAGACCTCCGACCTGCCAGCCGACGTCGACGCCGACGCCTGGCGGGCGCGGCTCACCGAGGCGATCGGCGAGGCCGTCCGGCCGGGGTTGCAGGTCTACCGCGACGTCCTCGCGGACGAGGTCGCCCCGCACACCCGTCCCGATGACCGGTGCGGGCTCTCGTGGTTGCCCGACGGCGAGCAGACCTACGCCCGCGCCCTGGCCGCCAACACCACCACCACCCTGTCGGCCCAGGAGATCCACGACCTCGGTCTGCAGCAGATCGCGTCGCTCGAGGAGGAGTACGCGACCCTGGGTGGCGAGGTGCTCGGCACCTCCGACGTGCCCGCGATCTACGACCGGCTGCGCACCGATCCGGCGCTGCGGCACCACGACGCCGCCGAGATCCTCGCCGAGTGCGAGACGGCGTTCGCCCGGGCCCGCGCCGAGATGCCCGCGTGGTTCAACCGGCTGCCGGCTGCCGACTGCGCGATCAAGACCACCACGCAGGGGGCGCTCGGCTTCTACTACCCGCCGTCCGAGGACGGCTCGCGCGGCGGCGTCTTCTACGTCAACACCTCCGACCCGGCGGCCTGGGGCCGGGTCGAGATCGAGGCCCTCAGCTACCACGAGGGGATCCCGGGGCACCACCTCCAGCTCGCCATCGCCTCCGAGCTCACCGACATGCCGGCCCTGCGGCGGCACACCGTCTTCAACGCCTACGCCGAGGGCTGGGGTCTCTACACCGAGCGCCTCGCCGACGAGATGGGCCTCTACTCCTCGCCGTTGACGCGGCTCGGCATGCTCACGATGGACTCGGTGCGCGCCTGCCGGCTGGTCGTCGACACCGGTCTGCACGCGCTCGGCTGGAGCCGCCAGCAGGCGATCGACTACATGGTCGCCAACTCACCGATGTCCACGGCCAACGTGACCAGCGAGGTCAACCGCTATGCGGTCTACCCGGGCCAGGCGTGCGGCTACATGGTCGGTCGGCTCGAGATCCTGCGGATCCGGCGCGAGGCGCAGGAGCGCCAGGGCGACGGCTTCGACATCAAGGCCTTCCACGACGCGGTGCTCGACGGCGGCAGCGTGCCGCTGGGCGTGCTCGACACCATCGTCCGCGACCGCCTCCCCTGA